The genome window ccggtgatcacccttgtcatccccagcagttccgccgcccccagatcccagctcgcgccaatctgggtcctggtgatgtcctccggcccggtgtagaaccagctcggccgggcccgttctcgcagaggcgccaaccgacgacgcagaaaatccgccaccaccatgactgaggtcagcccgccctcgcgcagttccagaatgcgctccagcaccggcttcagtctcgcatcttctggtggcggcgcctcccacgttgatcgccgaggttccgcccccttctctggcaattcgaggcgctcgtgggggtcgatgtcgacgaagaaccagtcccgtcgccattcctcccacttgctgcgcatcacctggggaatgtaatggtcccccaggccttcccggagccgaaggttgcagcaccccgcgacgtccgccgtggagtgccccctcttcttccccaccggccgaaggacgaagaagtggcgaagcagcgtcgccgacggcatcacccccacgaacatttcgcagagatgcgcgaagaccgccaacgccacgacagaattggggcttagatgcaccagttgaatgccgtacgtctccagcacttgcagaaagaaggcggagaacggcggcactagccccgccgccacgaaggaggtgaagaggacgatccgcccagggacagtcgtcgccggcgtcagagtcgccggcctcaccgccacagcaccctcctgaccctccggcaccagcagcttcctaatcttatccgccgcctcctcgttcctcagacgagactccggcaagatgctgtccgaagttttgtcccgtcgtcctcctccaaccctcgtcatctcggcaagatgggggatgttttttggtggtgaaaagagagagaagggagaatgctccggtcgcctgggagtttcctgagggcttcggagcacgaagaaggcaagtgcaagagagcgtaaaaaggggaacggaccgatccgttcccccttttatatctcaaaattcgaaaactgccgcccgaacggttcgctcggcgaagcgtcgcctcgatcagcgcaactgtcaggcgaatctcccgccgatcgcgcgatgtcagcgattgccaggcgtattttcctcgatctgcgcggcaaccgcgcgtgccgcccggatggatatcatacccttcggaaattgtgtggacacgcgtccactcattttccggttggaacatacttgaggtctaggtccgcaagggccacccctcgaaagcttgccacatggcgtccgcgccagccttatACGTTTTCCAACGTATGCGCTACTTGAACCTCACAACGCTTTCTTCCAGTTTCCtgcaaaaatatgaacaaaacCTTATAGAAAACTGCAGATAAGGGACAAGTGGCTATgaatactgtcggtgtatttagaaccaggggtccctaagtcccgaggccaggccggccatccaccacatatcaccaccctgcaaggtaggtagaagctaagtcccgggagaaggtgctcggggccgccgcttctggttcccgagcaccctagttccccgatgatccgcagagcccaaataccaagaaggaagtgctcgggagagagtgctcggggctgcacgtggcagctcccgaggactcagtgccccgaaggtcccatcaaagtgatcgggagagagtgctcggggctgcacgtggcagctcccgaggactcggtgccccgaaggtcccatcaaagtgctcgggagagagtgctcggggctgcacgtggcagccctcgaggactcggtgccccgaaggtcccaccgaagtgctcgggagagagtgctcggggctgcacgtggcagcccccgaggactcggtgccccgaaggtcccaccgaagtgctcgggagagagtgctcggggctgcacgtggcagcccccgaggactcggtgccccgaaggtcccaccgaagtgctcgggagagagtgctcggggctgcacgtggtagcccccgagtactcggtgccccgaaggtcccaccgaagtgctcgggaggactcggttccccgaaggttcgcgcaagatcattcaacgacccgaagggtcccgtcgtcagggtgtcatccagtcaaaggcccaatgccgcatttaataggcacgcgcggtctgacatcctgacatcctgatattctcaactgcccacgccccagtgtcagaccctgccatacactgacaggggggcgtgggtccattaaatgcacgggtcccgttccgtttcatccaggtgcctcgggataacgttgccaaaatcgaagcgctcggcctgccaccctgccctggcagaagaacaagacagggtgggcgcaccaggcacctctgaggctgcccggtgggcccctttcatggcgccccgaggctcccgcagcggctggtggtcgaatgcgcgccgcatctctccaccgcccctgtcacttcgccaagatgaaatgattacgcctttctccgtggcaccttggcattcacgtcccctctttcccattcaggatatgttgaggtcggcgcgcctataaaaggaaaggatggagaacactaaaggggggaggagagaggaagagcccccgaccacaagacgaccaagagaccagacaaccaacaatctccggcgaaccaggccaaagatagatcaacagacactcgaaccagctcaaatTAAGCTAGAAcggaagagcctcaagctctttgtaaacagttctccccttagaaccagatatctccttgaagaatccccttcaaggataaatatagcgctcatacaggagtagggtgttacgcctccgtgcggcccgaacctgtctaaaacccggcatacccacttttccttgcattagggtgatcgtctcccaccagccatcacATTTATTTTCGTTCccgattatttcccacacaagcttttccaggatcatcccccggccgaatctctaaaaaggggtctctcgggatccctgcgacaggagttcactctccgacaaatACGAACACTAGTTTTCGTTGTAAGGAGACGCTAAGGACATGGATTGTTTTCAGCACATCCttttgtaaaaaatatattattatattcttACTTAGAAATTGAGTCTAGCTCAGCTAATGGAGCAAGTGACAAGTTTAGAGTTATCTTCAACGAATTTGGATGCTTTCATGTTGGCATTCCTGTATAAATCTTTAAATTGTATTTAAACCTTCAACATACCTAGAACAGGCTGAATTAGTTTTGCCTGAATGAAAAGATCGCATATTCAAGTTGAATCTTCATTCAAAAGAAAGGAGATTCTGGCACTTTGCCTCCTGAAACCTGCCCAAGCATAGCTCTCCATGCCCATGGAGGCCTGTCGTTTCTCTCACTAGCCACTAGTCCCACTATGTCTCTGTCTCGGTCTCTCCCACCGATGTACAAAATAAAATGCAGAGCTTTCAAAAACAGGAGAGAGGAAAGAGATACTGTAAAATAAGAAAGACAAGGCGATAAATTACAAAACAACCCCACCCCAATGGGGCCCCTGTTCCACGTTGCTTTTCCCCAGCCATCACGAGACCCCCCTTCCCGAAGGCCGAAGCCAACCAACGCCACCACCCGTGCTGCGCCTCCAAGAATTCCTCCTCGGATTCTTTCCCCTCTCTGCAGCTCCCCCTCCCGCAGGTACCTAGCCGCGTTACCTTCCTCGGCCGCGTTAGTCGCCGTCCGGCTTCCTCCGTTCTTCTGTAAGCCGCTGTTTTTTTTGGTTCTTGGCAACAATGTAGCAAGATCCTGGCTTGGATCTGCGCGCGCCTGGTTTCTTGGCTTGCTTGATTCTTGGGCTGCTCGGTTCTTGATTCTGTAGATAGGGTCCGACGGGGGAATTATGGCTTGTCTTTGGTGTCAACATCGGCTGTTCTATTTCTCCTCATCTGGAACGAGTACGGTTGTGGAATTATTTCTGGGGTTCAGTTCAGTTTGGTAGTTGTACCGAACGTTGCTTTCGTTGCAATAGTGCAGCTTACCTACCTGTACTGAAACAGCTGTTGAAGTTTGGGTAATGCCGTGATGTACATGTCACTGTGCTCTGAAAGCTTTAGTTCGTAGTAATGGAGTGGAATGGTACATGAAAGGCAATTGGTGCCTACTTGGTTAGTTGCATTCTTGAAAAAGAATTCTCTTAATTCTCTCCGGTGTTTGCTagactgaaaaaaaaacatgctgcATTGTCCACAACAAAAATGTTTTGAAAAAGCATTCTTTATCAGAGATGTGGTGGGTTGTGGACTCTTGGTAGCAAAGTGAAACAGATCTGATCTGTCCACTCTGTTGTAGCTGACAAGTGCACATTAGAGCTTCGAGTGAAACTAAGTACTGGTACAAGTAAGGTAGTTCAAACCATAGTGACAATTGCACTTCTCCGAGCTCTTCTGTGAACATTGGGTGATGCATTGTGGGGACTGAACCACAGTGCTGGATTTTTGAAATCGCAACTGCAGTGTTGCGCAACCTGTATTAATTAACAGGTTCACATGAATGTGCAAGGAATAAATTCTCTGCTTTGGGGAGATTGCTGAAGAACTCCTAAGCTCCTAAGCATTTTCTAGTACTTTGGAGCTTTCACATGTCACTAATGCATACACTATAGCTAATGAGCTAAGTAATACTCGGAGAAAACATGATAAACTAGTTTGTTTTCGTTTTTTAGAAGGTCTGTATATCTACGGATGTGAAAGAATCTGCACGGggaacaacttttttttttgggtgggcGTGCTTTCTTTTTCAAgcccttgttgttggcctcttCAAAATTCAACCTAATTCATTGCTATTTCCATTGTTACTTAtgccaagaaaaagaaatcGGAGAACAGCTATGGCAGCATTGTCTTATTTGATTTTGTAAATGCTACAATTTCTAGTGATTGTTGAAGTAGATCCTTCATATGTTGATATCTCACTTATGTGAAGGTACTATGAAGTTAAGGACAAAACGGCCTGAATGGAAGTCCCTCATGCCTCTACAACTAAGCAGGAAATCTGCCATGCGTTTCTTTTTGTTCCCCAAGGTTCAGTCGGCTGGTCAATCGCCAGATGATACTCCAGTTTATCTTAACGTGTATGATTTGACACCCATGAATGGCTATATATATTGGGCAGGCCTTGGTATATTTCACTCAGGAATTGAAGGTTTTTCTCTCTGCCatatgtctctctctctctctctctctagtcaACTTACAATCAAATGCTGGTTCATTTTCTGCCCTAACGTTATTCAGCTAATTCCTCCTTGATCTTTGTGAACCTTTAGGACTAGTAATCCAGTAACACGTCCATCCCATATTGATGCCATGATTGCTATCTAGTACTGTATTTTATCTGTTATTTCACCCAAACTGCTAAGAACATCTCAAGTTGTCTGAAACATTGTAAATCGTTGAGAAACTATAGTACTTATATCTTCCTATGAAGTTGTTACTTACTCTAGAATATGTATTAAAAAAGCATTTCTTTCACTACATCAATGATCCCTGTCTGCTTGTTTGTTCATTCCATGCCATAAATAATGTTCAGGCCGTTAGTATTTTTCGCAGCTGTAACCTGTCTAAAGGAATCCAATCTAATCATTACTGAAAGACAATTTAGTATGCTGTGTTTCATCTAGGCTAGATGAGCTacatattataattttttgttgCTGTCACTGATGTGACTAGCCGATAATGTTAGATTCACATAGGTATCATTTTACTATATAGAAAAAGATAGATGAGATGGGGGGTTCTATGCTCTATGTAGGCTCTGTAATAGAAGATATTACAAAATAGGGAAAATATTATTTATCTATCTACTAGACTTGGAAGATGGTCGTTATGTCTTGATGTTGATGCTCGATGTCTTAGACTCCACTGTACCGTACACCTTTTTATCTGAAACAGCTTGTTTAACAAGATGGAATTAATATCCATGAGTGCATCTCTTGGACCTTTGAATTAGAGATCTTTACAGATCCAGATCCCAGTTTTGTTAGGATGTAGGTGtggttttagatattttctttaGGTGCCTGTGAAATTACTAGTCTATGCACATTTGGTGAAGGTGCCCTCCTTATGTCAACTGGATCAAGTAAATAAGAGAACTTGGGAAGGAGGCGGGAGTAGGGAAGGTGCATCAGTTTGATGAAGTCCATGTGGAAAACTAGGACAGTGAAGGGTACTTGAGGACGTAGAGTTGTCCCAATGAGATCTGGATGAGGAGAGGAAGTGGGCTGATTCAAAGTATTTAAAAGTTTGTCAATATTAATACTTAGTAGTGCTAGCAACTATGCATTTAATAAATTTACATCCAGACGGTCCAACTTGGTTGTTCCATCTTGTTAGTCATTTTCTACAATAGGCCAGTCTTTTGGACTAGCCTAGAGCTTTCTTCAGGTTCAGCTTTCTCTTTGTCCCCCTGAAAGGGTCACATCTGAATGTATTAGGTTATTAACAACGAATTGGACTGAGCTATATGCAACACCTTGATTTTTTGGAGAGTACGAATGCTGGTGAACTCAATTGTGCAAGTTTCAGCTAATTTCCCAAGGTTTAAAGGAGAGTGATTTCTGTAATCACCTTGCTGACTACATCCAAAAGCATCTGCTTGATGGTGCAACAATTACAACTTAGATGCTTTCTGAAAACAAGATTTCAGTACTGTTTTCTCAGATGACACTATATTTTGATTGCCTCTTTATCATTCACAGTTCATGGTGTTGAATATGCATTTGGAGCACATGACTATCCCACAAGTGGGGTATTTGAGGTAGAACCTCGTCTATGCCCTGGTTTCAGATTCAGGAAATCGATATTTCTTGGTACAACATGCTTAGATCCAATCCAAGTTAGGCAGTTCATGGAGCTACAGTCAGTAAACTATAATGGAGATACTTACCATCTTATCACGAAGAACTGCAACCATTTTTGCAAGGATATGTGCTACAAGTTGACTGGTAACAAGATCCCTAAATGGGTGAACCGGCTCGCCAGAATAGGTACTATAACTTTATACATGTGCTAATGCTTATATTAGTTCAATGATTCCATGTAGCAAAGCTACTTATTGTGCATTATCAGAATGCACCAAGCAATTTTAATAGTCAATGGCATTTTTTTTGCTCTATATTATTATTTCCACTTTACTTTCTAGAAATGTAGTTTACCCAGGTTTGTGAATGTCTTGTGGTCATTCTGCTATCATGTGCGGAATCTCCTATCGTCGCAAGAAAGGGAAGGGGGTGCCAGATGCAAAGTTGAAGGAAATAAAGTAGCTTTGGAAGTTaagattagttagagataagttaggaaAGTTTGAGAAGATAGAATCGGTTAGAGATTGAGTTGGAGTCGGATTAGAATGCATTGTTAGGAACCAGACTCTATAAATAAGGAGCAACCGGCAATCATTGAGATCAAGCAATACAACAAACTATTCTCATCCCTTGCTACTATTTCTCATCTCCCTACTGCCAGCATCTCATCTTCCTTGCTGCAACCGACGCCAAGTggcgtcaccaccaccaccacgggCAGGAAGCCAACCAAGGATTGGCCGAAGACCTCCCACACCTATCCTCTTCGGTCACTTCCCCACGAGCGTGACCTCTGAAACACCTATACTTCCAAATGCCTATGTATTCGTATCGAATATCGTATTCGATACCGATATGGATACTTAGCGAATATATATCTATCGAGTAtctgaataaaaataaatattgaaaatttGGATACTCCTTAGATACTTGTGGGATACATTTAGGATACGACCCAATCCAATCTGGCCTAGTCACATCTCCCAGTCGTATAACTTAATGACATCGCATCTTCTAGCCGCATCTCCCATGCCTCCCTCTCGCCCATCACCACCATGCCTGCAATGCCGGCAGTGACGCCCTCCACCACCTGCCGGCGGTGAGTTCCTCTCTTCCCTGGCTCCCcattttcctcctcctttcttcccatctctatttttctgatttttgacTGTCGATGACCGAGTGCAGGCGGGCAGGCAGTACTGTGGGGCAGTGGCTGTGAGACGACGTTTGGGGTTGTGGCTGTCATCAAAGCAGCCTCTCTCGCTGGCTTGTCCAACCCCAACGACATGAGGACGCTGGTGAAGCCCATGCTGTCTCCAGGCGATGATCTATTAAGTATTAGTTAGTGGCCACGCCTAGTCGAATACAAGTTGGAGACTTAGAGTAGAACATGGGAGTAActtattattgtttttttaaaaaaaatagtaaaacgtATCCGCGTATTGGGTTTTCTGATAAAATGACGTATCCCCATATCCGTATTGGTGCTGCCTAGGGCGTGATAGCTTAGTATCGAAGACCGTGTTGTCGGACACCACGCGCGCGGTGACGGGCCTCATGGATCGCATGATGGAGGTGCCCCAATCAAGGGTGATTCTGTTTTATCGGCGGCCGACCAGACGCAGATTCCATCGGCGCCTTTTCCTTTGTTGACCGGCGAAGGAATCCTACAGACAGAAGGCAAAGCTCGTTCTAGTCCACCGACCACCAATTTAGCATTGTCCAATGGTACCGGTTCACACAAGACGAACAATAGGCTGACGGACAATAGGATGAAGCCAGGCAGTGGCACCACACGAGCGGTGTCACGCCTTTTCAAATTGGAATTTCCGTGTTATGATGGCAAAGATGACCCCCTACCATTGTTGATCAGGTGCGAACAATTTTTTCATGGACAGAAGACGGAGTAGCAGCACAAGGTCTAGTTGGCGTTGTACCACATGGATGACAATGCGCATCATTGGTACTTACACCTCGAACACAGTCGGGGTGAGCCACCATGGGACGAGTTCAAGACCCTTTGTAATACTCGTTTCAGGCCGCCCATCCGAAGTAATTCGCTAGGCGAGCTTCATCATCTTTGACAAACTGGAACGATGGAGGATTACTAGAGTCGATTTTTGGCATTGCTGAGCTGTGCCAACCCTATGACGGAAAGATAGGAGCGCCAACTGTTCACTTCCAGTCTTGTCGAGGATCTTCGAGTGAACGTTGAACTTCAGGATCTGTGCGACCTGGAGGAGGCTATGAGCTTGGCCCGTGCCTACAAGAAGAAGGTGGCACGCGTCACTCGGTACAACGGGTTGCGCCACTTTGTGTCTCAGCGTTCACTGTCCATGACGTCGCTAGCCACAAGCATCCTGACGTGGGTTCCAACGGTCATCGCACCATCCGATACGCAGACTGGGGCGGTAAGGAGGTTTCGATCGTGCTGCAGATTTTGTTGTATGCCGTGGCCAGCGTCAAACATGCTGCCACAATATGCCTCCAGGTGCTGGTGGGCAGCAGGCACTTCTAGGTCGTCTCATAACTTCATACATGAGGACCTCACGCTTAGTCTCGGCATCTCTCTCCAGCCTACTCGGACATGCCTTCACGTGATGGTAGCCAAATGGGGATCAACTCATTACGTTGAGTGTCCACAGGGGTTTGACCATCGCCATTGACCAAGAGGAGTTCGTCCTGTAATGCTACACGGTTCCTTTGGGCGGATACGATATTATACTTGGCACATAGTGGCTGCAGACACTCGGCCCTATCCTTTGGGACTTCGAGCGCCTAACCATGCCTTGTCGTCTACATGGTTGTGCTGTCACGTGGCATGGGGTGCTAGGATCAAGTGGCCCCAGGCTATATGCGACCAATGCTCAAGATGACCTGCTACAACGTCTGCTGCAAGAGTTCCAAGGCTTGTTCGACGAACCCTGCGGTCTTCCTCTAACTCACGCCCACGACCACCACATCCACTTGGCGCAGGGTGCACAACCAGTGGCGGTATGGTCACACCGCTATCCTCAGCTGCAGAAAGATGAGTTGGAACGACAATGTGCCGACATGCTCGTGCAAGGCACCATCCGCCTGAGCACATCTGTGTTCTCTTCTCTAGTACTGTTGGTAAAGAAGCACGACGGCTCATGGCGATTCTACGTTGACTACAACACCCTCAACGCCCTCACCATAAAGGATAATTCCCGATTCTGGTGGTCAAAGAACTCCTCGACGAGCTGCATGGCGCACAATATTTCACCAAGCTCGATCTATGTTCGGGATATCATCAAGTCCGTATGAATACTGCTGATGTTGAGAAGACGACATTCCACACACACCAGGGCCATTACGAGTTTTTGGTCATGCCCTTCGGCCTGACGAATGCCCCCGACAACATTTCAGGCTCTCATGAACGACGTCCTTCAATAGTATTTGCGACGCTTTGTCCTTGTATTTTTTGATGATATCCTCATCTACAATGCATCTTGGGCGGACCATCTGCGGCATGTTCGGCTGGTGCTAGAGACTCTGTTGTCACCTACTCTTCGTCAACAAATCCAAGTGCACTTTTGGGGCTTCGTCCGTGTCCTACCTAGGGCATGTGGTGTCAGCTTCGGGTGTCACCATGGACCACCAGAAGGTAGTGGTTGATTGGTCGGGCGGTTCGTGGGTTCATCGGCCTTACGGGGAATTACCTGTGCTTCATCGCCAACTATGGTTCTCTCGCCGTACCTTTAACACATCTCTTGAAGAAAGAAGCTTTTGCATGGACCACAGAGACCGAACGGACGTTCTAGACCCTTAAACAAGTAGTCTTTGGGTCCAGTACTTCAGCTACCTGACTTTCGCAAGGTTTTCGTCTTCGAGTGTGATGTTTCCGGCTCCAGCATGGGCGCTATGCTTCACCAAGGGCAGGGACTGGTGGTCTTCTTCAGCCACGCCATGGGCAGGGCTTTAACTTTGTAGTACAATACAAACCGGGCCATGCTAATTCGGTTGTCAATGCATTGTCACACCAGGATGCAAAATTGGCCGCCATCATCGTGTTGTCCACGCCTGTGTTTGATATCTTCAGCACCATTCGGCAAGAGGTGGCCACTAAGCCAACACTTCAATGTTTGTGGGCGGAGGTCGGAGCAAATAGCAAAGGGTCAGCCTGGGGCTTGCCGCGATGGTCTAATCACGACCAGTCGGCGGGTATTTGTTTCGACCGCTTCACCAATGGTGCCTCATCTCCTCGCTCGTGCGCATGACACAAGTCATGAAGGAGTCTAGCGCACATTGCAATGTCTCCGGGCAGATTTCCATATCCCAGGGGACAAGTCTTTGGTGCAAGATTATGTCCGTGATTGCATGGTTTGCCAGCAGAACAAGATCAACCACCTGTACAAGTTTGACCAACTGCCACAATTGAATAACAAATTAGTGATTCTCACGGTAGTAGATTGATTGTCCAAGTTCGCCCATTTTATTCCGTTGGGGCATCCTTACACGGCTAGTTCAGTGGCACGAGCTTTCCTCGATGAAGTGGTCCGTTTCCATGGGTTGCCGGAATCTATTGTCAGTGATAGGGATGTCGTCTTTACCCACAACTTGTGGAAGAAATTGTTcaggttcatgttgcatagatcAGTCATCAGATTAAAACTTAACCCACCGACTCGacagcatgactaagcattGCTACCCCTAACACATACACTACAACAcaagcgacaaggataatcacgGAAAGTATTAATAAACCCCGAACAtaggattcatattgacaagcatgtaTCTAGAAAGTAAAAGATACGATTTTCTACAGTAGGATTAATGTGATtaaggacacttaccttcagTAGCGGGTTGCTCAAACTCTCAAAGATATGGTCCTGCAGGTTCATGtactgctcgtctcctattgcAATCACGTACACCGAAAACAAACAAGCACAAACATCTAaaaacagtacaccaaacaatagcaaAGCACTATAAAAGCCTACTAATGGAAAGTACTCGCTCCTACGATCGCGTGAGCGCAAGATTCGCCCAAAACGGAGCTATAACGGAAAAGTTATAAGGGTTTTATGCTACAAGGGCTTTTATGTAAAAGAACAAGGTCTAAATTGTAGAAATAGAAAGCTTgagggacttatttgtaaaatttctgGGACCTATTGtaattatttaaaaattcaggggctaaaagtaaaataacaatACTGATAGAGAcatttttgtgaaaacaaaaaagttttAGGGCCTAAATGTAAGATTagctaatttcagagaataaaatggtttatttttgtattgaaaaacctatttattgtGTAAGCATGATGTCATCACTGACTGGGCCTGCTGACCGGGCTCGTGTGTGCTGCCGTGGCTTGCCACGACGGACAAGGCTGTTGATGTGGCTGCGACCCGAGGCGCTGACGTGGCAAGGCTGACTAGGTTACCTCTATTTAAATCTAATCCGTTGATCTCAAAATCAACGGTTATGATTCAATGGGGCGAAGGGGTATCTAAACCTCTAATGTTGGCTGCACGCGAGGAATTTGACTGCTCAGGGTGATTGGGGAGGGTTTGGTGGCTGGCGGTGCCGCCGCGGGCATGGACGGAGCATCGCCAGCGACACTCGATCTAGCGCTACAGGCTACCAAACGCGACGAGAAATGGCGCAATCGAAAGAGACGGTGATAGGGATTCTCATCGAAGGCTTCACGACGGTCGGAGATGGCTCGACGGTGGTAAGTGACGAAGAGAAATGGACGACGAGGTCGGAGCTCGACGGGAAGGCGGGTTCGGTGGCAGAGAGAGAAATCCGGGGGTTGGGGAAGCTTGTTGGGGTCTTGTGGTGCTGAAGAACCGGTCAGTGAGCCTCGGGGCGCAGCGGAGAAGGTGGGCGACGGTGCGTGGCGGTAAAACTCATTGGAATTCGGCGGGAAGGCCGCGCAGCGGCGGAACGACGTCGAGGGGCAGCAGAGAATACTCCTTGTGCTCCTGGGAAGCCAATGGCAGGCTCGGAGTCGCCGGGGAGAGCTCGATCGCGTCGGACGGCGTGTGGTGGAGCTTCAGGACGGCAATGGAGGCGATGCGATTTGGGGCGGCAGGGTGGAGGGAGAACGGGAGGGCGGTGGGATGTTGCGGAGGCCATTTTATAACTCGAAGAGGGAGCGGGGCCGTTGCAGAGTTGTGGGGCGCGGAGGCGGATCATGGGTGCGGCGGTTTCGGCCGTCGGTTGCGGGCACGAGAGCGAGCGTGGGCGTGAAGGGAGTTAGAGGTTGGGGCTGACAGGCGAGTCTAGCTTGTCGGTGAGAGAGCGAGCTGGGGAGTGGGCTGGGCTTCAAGCGCAGGGAGATGGGCTAAGCCGATAGCAAGGAACGAGCGTCACAAACCTatccccttaggatgaatctcgtcctcgagattTGAAAAGATCGGAGAATAGACAGGGAAACTCTGCCTTTAgatgttcttctctttcccatgtggCTTCTGTTTTTGAGTGATATCTCCACTGTACTTTACACATGCGAATCCTCTTATTCCGGATGACATGTTCTGTTTTTCCAGAATTTTGGCCGAATACACTGAATAAGAAAGATCTTGTTGCACATTTAGCCCCTCTATTGGTAGCTACTCTCAGACATTTCTTTAACTATGAGATGAAACACATGGTGCACACTGGAGAGCTGTGGTGTTAATTCCAAttgataagctacttctcctctccttttcaGTATCTTGAACGGTCCAATGTATCGGGATGCCAGTTTACTGTTGACTTTAAATCTGCGAAGACATCTGATCAGGgataccttgagatacacgaagtctccaACTTCGAAGGTCAACTCTCGACGTCGATAGttcgcataactcttctgccttgactgCATGGTTCGCATGTTTTCCGAATCTCTTATACTTGCCTTTCTACTTCCTTTAAGACTTGGGGCCAAACACTTACTTTCTTTGGTCTAATAGTGGGGTTATGCACTTCCTTCTATATAGTGCTTTAAAAGGGGTCATCTTTAAACTTGTTTGGTAACT of Phragmites australis chromosome 3, lpPhrAust1.1, whole genome shotgun sequence contains these proteins:
- the LOC133911827 gene encoding deSI-like protein sdu1 isoform X1 encodes the protein MGPLFHVAFPQPSRDPPSRRPKPTNATTRAAPPRIPPRILSPLCSSPSRRYLAALPSSAALVAVRLPPFFCTMKLRTKRPEWKSLMPLQLSRKSAMRFFLFPKVQSAGQSPDDTPVYLNVYDLTPMNGYIYWAGLGIFHSGIEVHGVEYAFGAHDYPTSGVFEVEPRLCPGFRFRKSIFLGTTCLDPIQVRQFMELQSVNYNGDTYHLITKNCNHFCKDMCYKLTGNKIPKWVNRLARIGAICNCLLPESLKISPVGHNLNSQSEDSEKRRLRNPFSCFSSISSQRQLPSSSPFPPSPVKERLPHCSSRKSSTASLRNR
- the LOC133911827 gene encoding deSI-like protein At4g17486 isoform X2; this translates as MKLRTKRPEWKSLMPLQLSRKSAMRFFLFPKVQSAGQSPDDTPVYLNVYDLTPMNGYIYWAGLGIFHSGIEVHGVEYAFGAHDYPTSGVFEVEPRLCPGFRFRKSIFLGTTCLDPIQVRQFMELQSVNYNGDTYHLITKNCNHFCKDMCYKLTGNKIPKWVNRLARIGAICNCLLPESLKISPVGHNLNSQSEDSEKRRLRNPFSCFSSISSQRQLPSSSPFPPSPVKERLPHCSSRKSSTASLRNR